The Sinomicrobium kalidii genome contains a region encoding:
- a CDS encoding glycosyltransferase family 117 protein → MKSATFNRWNTALGWGVFFIALITYGLTVAPTVSFWDCGEYIASSSQLEIGHPPGAPLFQMLGAVFALFATGSEDIALTVNCISVLASAFTILFMFWSVTHLVKQMIGKHREMSTHTAIAVLGSGFTGALTFTFSDSFWFSAVEAEVYAMASLLMSLLLWLGLKWTDEINTPRGHRWLLLIALVTGMAFGLHFMGFLAIPSIILLYYFKKYRNITIKNFVIAQCIAVLVLFLVYRYSLTYTLKFFSWSELFFVNTFGLPFHSGTMIAAFMLFLVFFLALRYTRRKKLYKANTIVLCLLFMCIGFSSWIMLPVRANAHTPINENDPSDARLLLAYYNREQYGNANSPLYGAMYSDRFASQDPDDPYKDDKPKYEQDKETGKYTVVNNFKNTLSNPNSKHVDIFPRMWSTEHAANYIKLSGPPDFSIKPEYANSTELKDTINRFREDYANGNINEDGYVDFLQQLSPYIDVEPPGLPDNLGFMFRYQFGYMYWRYFMWNFAGRQDDIQGEMNNHGNWISGIKSIDEQHLGPQDNLPSDVLNNKARNTYFFLPLILGIIGFIFQLRKDPKRFWALLVFFLFTGIAIQFYTNVRPFEPRERDYSLVGSFYIFAIWIGMGAFALYRGLQKLPAPKIAAPAIKIACLLAVPAVMAYQNWDDHNRSGRYIARAMARNTLDSIQKNADAIVFTMGENDIFGMWYTQEVEKHRTDVRVVYPGYLATDWYIDQMKRKAHKSDPIPSQLTHKQYAYGTRDIVYHQPLTDERWDIKRFMNWISNDKHTIDSLIKKQGGDPDRYPERYRNAIFYPTNKIRVPVNKQQVLQSGLVREKDEELIENHIDIDLPESGITKSQMMMLDILANNNWKRPLYFTGGSLDPANYLWLREYLQLDGMVYKLVPIKTQIPQDNPYEMGRIDTELMYDIVMKWHWGNSGSDKVYHDSIIRRKGISYRINMARLAETLLKENKKEKAKNVMDLAMEKMPLEHYGYYTFLEPFVEGYYRAGEREKARELFAGTRQKYRENLDYCLTSEEHPFITREDVLHDLQRYRALVNIVMENDNKNFGKQETEAFNRYLDRAEHYYSR, encoded by the coding sequence ATGAAATCAGCTACTTTTAACCGCTGGAATACGGCCTTGGGATGGGGCGTATTCTTCATTGCACTAATCACTTACGGACTGACCGTAGCACCCACCGTCAGCTTTTGGGACTGCGGCGAATACATTGCCTCTTCCTCACAGCTCGAAATAGGCCATCCTCCCGGGGCTCCCCTCTTTCAAATGCTCGGCGCCGTGTTTGCTCTGTTTGCCACCGGCTCTGAAGATATTGCACTCACTGTGAATTGTATTTCCGTACTTGCCAGTGCCTTCACCATCCTGTTTATGTTCTGGTCCGTTACGCACCTTGTAAAACAGATGATCGGAAAACACCGGGAAATGTCAACCCACACCGCTATCGCAGTTTTGGGAAGCGGCTTCACAGGTGCCCTTACCTTTACTTTTTCAGACAGCTTCTGGTTCAGTGCCGTGGAAGCCGAAGTATATGCCATGGCCAGCCTGCTCATGTCGCTGCTGCTCTGGCTGGGGCTCAAATGGACCGACGAAATCAACACTCCGCGGGGACATCGCTGGCTCCTGCTTATTGCCCTTGTTACGGGAATGGCCTTCGGACTTCATTTCATGGGATTCCTCGCCATCCCTTCCATAATCCTGCTGTACTACTTCAAAAAATACCGTAACATCACAATTAAAAACTTTGTCATAGCCCAGTGTATTGCCGTTCTTGTCCTTTTCCTGGTCTATCGTTATTCCCTTACCTACACCCTGAAGTTCTTCAGCTGGAGTGAACTGTTCTTCGTAAATACGTTCGGGCTTCCTTTCCATTCGGGTACAATGATCGCAGCCTTTATGCTCTTCCTGGTGTTTTTCCTGGCACTCCGTTACACCAGGCGAAAAAAGCTGTACAAGGCCAATACCATAGTACTTTGCCTCTTATTTATGTGTATCGGTTTTTCTTCCTGGATCATGCTTCCTGTAAGAGCTAATGCCCACACTCCTATCAACGAAAATGATCCTTCGGATGCCCGGTTACTGCTGGCCTATTACAACAGGGAACAATACGGAAACGCCAATTCCCCGCTTTACGGCGCCATGTATTCCGACAGGTTTGCTTCACAGGACCCCGACGATCCCTATAAAGATGACAAACCCAAATATGAACAGGATAAGGAAACCGGAAAATACACCGTTGTAAACAACTTCAAAAATACTTTGTCCAATCCCAACAGCAAGCACGTAGATATATTCCCCAGGATGTGGAGCACTGAGCACGCTGCCAATTACATAAAACTCTCCGGTCCCCCGGACTTCAGCATTAAACCCGAATATGCCAACAGTACAGAGTTAAAAGACACCATCAACCGGTTCCGGGAAGACTATGCCAACGGTAATATAAATGAAGACGGCTACGTCGATTTTCTTCAGCAACTAAGCCCATATATTGATGTGGAACCTCCCGGGCTGCCGGATAATCTCGGGTTTATGTTCCGGTATCAGTTCGGCTATATGTACTGGCGCTATTTTATGTGGAATTTCGCCGGCAGACAGGACGATATTCAGGGTGAAATGAACAATCACGGCAACTGGATAAGCGGTATAAAGTCCATAGACGAACAGCACCTGGGGCCACAGGACAATCTGCCCTCGGATGTACTGAACAACAAAGCCCGGAACACTTATTTCTTTTTACCCCTCATCCTGGGAATCATAGGATTTATTTTCCAGTTGCGAAAAGACCCGAAACGGTTCTGGGCATTGCTGGTATTCTTCCTCTTTACGGGAATTGCCATACAGTTCTACACCAATGTACGCCCCTTTGAACCCAGGGAAAGGGATTATTCGCTTGTAGGCTCCTTTTACATCTTTGCCATCTGGATCGGCATGGGGGCCTTTGCATTATACCGCGGGTTACAGAAGCTACCGGCCCCAAAAATAGCTGCCCCGGCAATAAAAATAGCCTGTTTGCTTGCCGTACCGGCTGTTATGGCCTATCAGAACTGGGACGACCACAACCGTTCCGGGCGTTATATCGCCAGGGCCATGGCGAGAAATACGCTGGATTCCATACAGAAAAACGCCGATGCCATTGTCTTCACCATGGGAGAAAATGATATTTTCGGGATGTGGTATACACAGGAAGTGGAAAAACACCGTACCGACGTACGGGTAGTATATCCCGGTTACCTCGCCACCGACTGGTATATCGACCAGATGAAGCGAAAGGCACACAAGAGCGATCCTATACCTTCACAACTCACTCACAAGCAATATGCCTACGGAACAAGAGACATCGTATACCACCAACCTCTGACAGACGAAAGATGGGACATCAAACGGTTCATGAACTGGATTTCCAATGACAAGCACACCATAGACAGCCTTATAAAAAAACAGGGAGGCGACCCCGACCGGTATCCGGAAAGGTACCGGAATGCCATTTTCTATCCAACGAATAAGATCCGCGTTCCCGTTAATAAACAACAGGTATTGCAAAGCGGCCTGGTCAGGGAAAAAGACGAGGAGCTTATAGAAAACCACATTGACATTGACCTCCCGGAAAGCGGCATCACCAAAAGCCAGATGATGATGCTGGACATCCTGGCCAACAACAACTGGAAACGCCCGCTCTATTTCACCGGGGGAAGCCTTGATCCGGCAAACTATTTATGGCTCAGGGAATACTTGCAACTGGACGGCATGGTGTATAAACTGGTGCCCATAAAGACGCAGATTCCTCAGGACAATCCCTATGAGATGGGAAGAATAGATACTGAACTCATGTACGATATCGTTATGAAGTGGCACTGGGGCAATTCGGGTTCGGACAAAGTGTATCACGATTCCATCATCCGAAGAAAAGGAATTTCCTACAGGATAAACATGGCACGCCTGGCAGAAACCTTATTAAAGGAAAACAAAAAGGAAAAAGCCAAAAACGTTATGGACCTTGCCATGGAAAAAATGCCCCTGGAACACTATGGATATTACACTTTTCTGGAGCCTTTTGTAGAAGGGTATTACCGGGCAGGGGAACGCGAAAAAGCACGGGAATTATTTGCCGGAACGCGTCAGAAATACCGGGAAAACTTGGACTATTGCCTCACTTCAGAGGAACATCCGTTTATAACCCGGGAAGATGTGCTGCATGACCTGCAACGCTACAGGGCCCTTGTCAACATCGTTATGGAGAACGACAATAAAAACTTCGGAAAACAAGAAACCGAAGCGTTCAACCGTTATCTCGACAGGGCGGAACACTATTATTCCCGTTAA
- a CDS encoding universal stress protein, producing the protein MMKRILVPTDFSDEAEFALDAAAWLARQFGSEIYLLHVLDLPVHLATEETSELPEAIFFMKLAHQRFESFIDKPYLKGITVRETVESDSIPHGIAKAVTDNDIDMIVMGSGGASGFREMFIGSNTEKVVRTAEVPVFTLKSRLDLKSITHMVFASDFSVETTAPYKQALNFAKKFGAAMHLLFVNTPNNFVTTREAENRMNLFIKNGKPKKYTLNIYNDHTVEHGIIHFSRAINADIISLSTHGRKGLAHFFNGSISEDLVNHAMRPVITFKIPEDTEE; encoded by the coding sequence ATGATGAAACGCATTTTAGTTCCCACCGATTTTTCAGACGAGGCGGAATTTGCGCTCGATGCTGCAGCCTGGCTGGCCCGGCAGTTCGGCTCGGAAATATACCTTCTGCATGTGCTGGACCTTCCGGTTCACCTGGCAACCGAAGAAACGAGTGAACTCCCGGAAGCCATATTTTTCATGAAGCTGGCACACCAAAGGTTCGAGTCTTTTATTGACAAACCTTACCTGAAGGGAATTACCGTCCGGGAAACAGTGGAATCCGACAGCATCCCGCACGGGATAGCAAAGGCAGTAACGGACAATGATATAGATATGATTGTCATGGGATCGGGCGGGGCCTCGGGATTCAGGGAAATGTTTATCGGTTCCAATACCGAAAAAGTGGTACGCACTGCGGAAGTACCGGTATTTACGTTAAAATCAAGGCTCGACCTAAAATCCATAACTCATATGGTTTTTGCTTCGGATTTCTCTGTGGAAACCACAGCACCTTATAAGCAGGCCCTGAACTTTGCCAAAAAATTCGGGGCCGCCATGCACCTGCTTTTTGTAAACACTCCCAATAATTTTGTGACCACCCGGGAAGCGGAAAACAGGATGAACCTGTTTATAAAGAACGGGAAACCGAAAAAATACACACTCAATATCTATAATGACCACACTGTAGAACACGGCATTATCCACTTTTCCCGGGCTATAAATGCCGATATCATAAGCCTGAGCACCCACGGTCGCAAAGGGCTGGCCCATTTCTTTAACGGTAGTATCAGCGAAGACCTGGTTAACCACGCCATGCGTCCGGTGATCACATTTAAAATACCGGAGGATACTGAAGAATAA
- the ruvA gene encoding Holliday junction branch migration protein RuvA has product MITHIQGRLIEKNPTDVVIDCNGVGYFLNISLHTYSRISDNEQLKLYTHLHVREDAQTLFGFADKSERDVFRLLISVSGIGTSTARTLLSSLTPVQVRDAITADDVAVIQSVKGIGAKTAQRVILDLKDKVLKIYGGEEISEDKGNTNREEALSALEVLGFARKQSEKVVDKIAKGSPDLSVEGIIKNALKML; this is encoded by the coding sequence ATGATTACACATATTCAAGGAAGATTGATAGAGAAAAACCCTACTGATGTAGTCATAGATTGTAATGGAGTAGGTTATTTTCTGAATATTTCACTGCATACCTATTCCAGAATATCTGATAATGAACAATTAAAACTCTATACGCATCTTCACGTCAGGGAAGATGCTCAGACACTTTTTGGTTTTGCCGATAAGTCGGAACGCGATGTTTTCCGGCTTTTGATCTCGGTCTCGGGGATAGGTACCAGTACGGCCCGTACGCTCCTTTCTTCCTTAACCCCCGTTCAGGTGAGAGATGCCATAACTGCAGACGACGTGGCCGTTATACAGAGTGTTAAAGGTATAGGGGCCAAAACCGCACAGCGCGTCATACTGGACCTCAAGGATAAGGTGCTGAAAATATACGGCGGCGAAGAAATTTCTGAGGATAAGGGCAATACAAACAGGGAAGAAGCGTTATCAGCATTAGAGGTACTGGGCTTTGCCCGGAAACAATCCGAAAAAGTTGTTGATAAAATTGCCAAGGGATCACCGGATTTAAGTGTTGAAGGGATTATCAAAAACGCGCTTAAAATGCTATAG